In Pelagibius sp. CAU 1746, the following proteins share a genomic window:
- a CDS encoding FecR domain-containing protein produces the protein MVSETTAVGDFASENHHVIDISDQAAVQVDADFLFSADFVRLDDDLLLRGPDGGELLLQDYFAQVQPPLLETADGAQLHYATVEALAGPEFPVAFAQAGAAVELGAPIGEVSDLGGVARVQHSDGSRADLQEGDPIFQGDIVSTGVGSELGIVFVDDTVFSLSSNARMVIDELIYNPAGSDNSMGVSLIQGTFVFVTGQVAPSGGMDVETPVGTIGIRGTTVGVQIATLGGNTRIVNLVNPDTGETGSFIFSNGGGIAQFTQANHFLQVASSNALPGSPAVASSQVINNVFGRDLGNAIGIQRQLDRNDDDSPPTPPTQPNPNDQEGNLPEELPQDILEALLEQVPIETAVGPQALGGGAEFRLPPWLGQAFGFLGLTPQGVIGEVAAPTLEFPDFPQFVVFFTPESPVAPSAAFGLPGAATGGAGLIAAIKEDSVDNLAIFAATAGNIENELTSIVLELPGFAPEDLDISSIIADLDGDPPLGTVEVTTDGGITRIVITFDITQDVQVFASSFTLDAPEAGSDADLPGIKITATAQDLLDPTKMGSSSVSGTLVLDAVLDEAAIASQGSSATVDEAATAQEIPLDLSLSIIDTGFDASGPDGDGSEAITNVTVVLSAGILALGAGAPAGASIVNNGGGSFTLRVADPADYADAVASLQVEVPAGLDGEVTGTIYVTTAEFSPSGGEAQTGDNSLTLDTDFSVMVTAGEVAPTAAFGVPDGVVLLAAQAGIATILEDSEDNLIGFSAAAGNPTDELASVEIALPGIAPGDVDIAQINADLAGPPLLGSAVVATPGGVTTIIITFADAQDVQDFSSSFTLDAPVADSDLDLADIEITVTAKDTTTPAATGSASATGTVYVDAVADPVDVTVDAVSASGDESFAPGEAGTVTVDAAFGDSADGSELHTVTVTVPLGFTVTDTDGGTQVGDEVSWTTTDPNFQAVLQVLADDPLPGEQEVTWQAEATAVEQNTNTDPEAGDVEQTTANNTQDDQASDSVTLDPAGAPAVSVSLGGEALCIAEDGQGDFTVTVTAPGDDYVSEVLVGNLPGAGEGWFTTVVGDDGGIFDPATGVYTTSGQPTTVVLTVTLMPPPDSDLDVVTVMGGDISFTATTTDPNSGDTAMSAPVSADVDVDAVADGEGAGLSVSVNVNDSGDPDGEFSPGETGTVSVSASFGDYIDGSELHTVVVDIPDGFTVVEPLPALAGVTVSVNGDGDVEFLVSDGVSGFTDYTFEVTASDGVADGEVYPFSATATALEEPVDEDCEAGNNEATSEASADANTGAAGAPTVALAVPGDDGSLKEDTTGDVQITADVTTPGDTLSQVVVTAPEGWVLSASAGGQIAAVEGDGTTTLTLTLVGGVTNFSALIQATPPEDSDVDGSFTVEATAVDGSDSAVNDDDFDVPVDAVADGGALVTTGGYGVSTNGSLVDLALLLGLQDGNPDNPDGDLFNAGGFDDDGSEAVTTIQVTLSGSPAIASDDDADLVYDTGFGGDVTHVNGSLVWTFTGTEAELQDLVASLQLDPADDYTGTLTVEVAVTTEEAALESGSPAPGGDGSNGDSGVEADDGDNAVTETFSFEVQAEVFLAGAVGINEIGLGVGTSVEKHGDIIETVNTGQNYIEIRNIVDHAVSTSEVKSLMIQIIGADGHLVTIDLSTATGGSINIPPLGFLTIFEDGTWATSTPGGEIQQTGTYEVPGEYTEPGSVWGFGEDTSDMLGVYLVQDSGSVDMFLANGADGELFGGTGGNWVGSGSATANAAALLGALIDLETYSGLVGDQDALLAALDRSDIVLDDAPAVDDEGTHVFARVFADEETAGDSPGDAFTADTNTSADWTTSNEPTSFDTALNNDDLAAIDDFNPQDSSDDLNPAQGAGTNEEDAGQTVLYADVDGDSLQGGRGQDFLFGNTAANLLQGGDHNDFLFGDQGDDSLDGGGGADFLVDVDGADLLIGGSGDDILISGQEHLPGAVVLASAAGDLLIGDEVAEAGGSFGEDVILGGGGGNLVFGDTLLVEAEYEGSLFDLAVLVFNDVEGPALRAALGGLGESDWIESGSGNDSVMGQGGDDTIAGQEGDDLLVGGDGADAYLFSLAANEGSDEILDFSVNEGDLLSFTDVSDVDGPLGIDIEDAVASFTDNGGGAGIDELVLESGTVVLIHDVDSALSSIADVTANSLVNGG, from the coding sequence ATGGTCAGCGAGACCACGGCCGTCGGCGATTTTGCCTCCGAAAACCATCACGTCATCGATATCTCGGACCAGGCAGCGGTCCAGGTCGATGCGGACTTCCTCTTTTCCGCCGATTTCGTCCGCTTGGACGACGATCTCCTGCTGCGCGGGCCGGACGGCGGGGAACTGCTGTTGCAGGACTACTTCGCCCAGGTGCAGCCGCCGCTGCTGGAAACCGCCGACGGCGCACAGCTGCACTATGCGACGGTCGAAGCGCTTGCCGGTCCGGAGTTCCCCGTTGCCTTCGCCCAGGCCGGCGCCGCGGTGGAACTCGGCGCGCCCATCGGCGAGGTCAGCGATCTGGGCGGCGTTGCCCGGGTGCAGCACAGCGACGGCTCGCGCGCCGACCTGCAGGAAGGCGACCCGATTTTCCAGGGCGACATCGTTTCCACCGGCGTCGGCTCGGAACTGGGCATCGTCTTCGTGGACGACACGGTGTTCTCCCTGTCATCCAACGCACGGATGGTCATCGACGAACTGATCTACAATCCGGCGGGCAGCGACAACTCCATGGGGGTGTCCCTGATCCAGGGGACCTTCGTCTTCGTCACCGGCCAGGTCGCGCCCAGCGGCGGTATGGACGTGGAAACGCCGGTCGGCACAATCGGCATCCGCGGCACCACCGTCGGCGTGCAGATCGCGACCCTGGGCGGCAACACCCGGATCGTCAACCTGGTCAATCCGGACACCGGCGAGACCGGTAGTTTCATCTTCAGCAACGGCGGCGGCATCGCCCAGTTCACCCAGGCCAACCATTTCCTGCAGGTGGCCAGCTCCAACGCCTTGCCCGGTTCGCCGGCGGTGGCCAGCAGCCAAGTCATCAACAACGTTTTCGGCCGCGACCTGGGCAATGCCATCGGCATCCAGCGCCAGCTCGACCGCAACGACGACGACTCGCCGCCCACACCGCCGACCCAACCCAATCCCAACGATCAGGAAGGCAACCTCCCCGAGGAACTGCCCCAGGACATCCTGGAGGCGCTGCTGGAACAGGTGCCGATCGAGACTGCGGTCGGCCCTCAGGCGCTGGGCGGCGGCGCCGAGTTCCGCCTGCCGCCCTGGCTGGGCCAGGCCTTCGGTTTCCTCGGCCTCACGCCGCAGGGCGTGATCGGCGAAGTGGCCGCGCCGACGCTCGAGTTTCCGGACTTTCCGCAGTTCGTCGTTTTCTTCACGCCGGAAAGTCCCGTGGCGCCCAGCGCCGCCTTCGGCCTGCCGGGCGCCGCCACCGGCGGGGCGGGGCTCATCGCCGCGATCAAGGAGGACTCGGTCGACAACCTGGCGATCTTCGCGGCGACCGCAGGCAACATCGAGAACGAGCTGACGTCCATCGTCCTGGAGCTGCCGGGCTTCGCGCCGGAAGACCTCGACATATCCAGCATCATTGCCGACCTGGACGGCGACCCGCCGCTGGGCACCGTCGAGGTGACGACGGACGGCGGCATCACGCGCATCGTCATTACTTTCGACATCACCCAGGACGTCCAGGTCTTCGCCAGTTCCTTCACGCTCGATGCGCCGGAGGCGGGCAGCGACGCGGACTTGCCGGGCATCAAGATCACGGCGACGGCCCAGGACCTGCTGGATCCGACTAAGATGGGCAGCTCCAGCGTCTCGGGAACCCTGGTCCTGGACGCGGTCTTGGACGAGGCGGCGATCGCCAGCCAGGGCTCCTCGGCGACCGTGGATGAAGCCGCCACGGCGCAGGAAATTCCCCTCGATCTGTCGCTCAGCATCATCGACACGGGCTTCGACGCCTCGGGCCCGGACGGCGACGGATCGGAGGCGATCACCAACGTCACGGTGGTTCTCTCGGCGGGTATTCTGGCGCTCGGGGCCGGGGCGCCGGCCGGAGCCTCGATCGTCAACAACGGCGGCGGCAGCTTCACGCTGCGTGTCGCCGATCCGGCGGACTACGCGGACGCCGTGGCATCGCTACAGGTCGAAGTGCCGGCCGGTCTCGACGGCGAGGTGACCGGCACGATCTACGTGACGACCGCGGAGTTCTCGCCCAGCGGGGGGGAGGCACAGACCGGCGACAACAGTCTGACCCTGGATACCGATTTCTCCGTCATGGTCACCGCCGGTGAAGTGGCGCCTACGGCGGCCTTCGGGGTTCCGGACGGCGTGGTCCTGCTGGCTGCGCAGGCGGGGATCGCCACCATCCTGGAAGACTCCGAAGACAATCTCATCGGTTTCTCGGCGGCGGCCGGGAATCCGACGGACGAGCTGGCCTCGGTCGAGATCGCCCTGCCGGGGATCGCGCCGGGCGACGTCGACATCGCGCAGATCAACGCGGACCTCGCGGGGCCGCCGCTGCTCGGCAGCGCGGTGGTGGCGACGCCCGGCGGCGTGACCACCATCATCATCACCTTTGCCGATGCCCAGGACGTGCAGGACTTCTCCAGCTCCTTCACGTTGGACGCGCCGGTTGCCGACAGCGACCTGGATCTGGCGGACATCGAGATCACGGTGACCGCCAAAGACACTACGACGCCGGCGGCGACCGGCTCGGCCAGCGCCACCGGCACGGTCTACGTCGATGCGGTCGCCGATCCCGTCGATGTGACGGTGGATGCGGTGAGCGCCAGCGGAGATGAATCCTTCGCGCCGGGCGAAGCCGGTACGGTGACGGTGGATGCGGCCTTCGGAGATTCCGCCGACGGTTCGGAACTGCACACGGTGACGGTGACGGTACCTCTGGGCTTCACGGTGACCGATACCGACGGCGGAACGCAGGTCGGTGACGAGGTTTCCTGGACCACGACGGACCCGAACTTCCAGGCGGTGCTGCAGGTGTTGGCCGACGACCCGCTGCCGGGCGAGCAGGAAGTGACCTGGCAGGCCGAGGCGACTGCGGTCGAGCAGAATACCAACACCGACCCGGAGGCCGGCGACGTCGAGCAGACGACGGCCAACAACACCCAAGACGACCAGGCCAGCGACAGCGTGACGCTGGACCCGGCCGGGGCGCCGGCGGTGTCGGTGAGCCTGGGCGGCGAGGCGCTCTGCATCGCCGAAGACGGCCAGGGCGACTTCACTGTCACGGTGACGGCGCCGGGTGACGACTATGTCAGCGAGGTTCTGGTCGGCAACCTGCCGGGGGCCGGTGAGGGCTGGTTCACCACCGTCGTGGGAGACGACGGCGGCATCTTCGATCCGGCCACGGGCGTCTACACGACCTCGGGCCAGCCGACGACGGTCGTGCTGACGGTGACCCTGATGCCGCCGCCGGACAGCGACCTGGATGTGGTCACGGTGATGGGCGGCGATATCTCCTTCACTGCGACCACGACCGATCCCAACAGTGGCGACACAGCGATGTCCGCGCCGGTCAGCGCCGACGTCGACGTCGACGCGGTGGCCGACGGCGAGGGCGCGGGGTTGTCCGTCTCGGTCAACGTGAACGACAGCGGTGATCCGGACGGCGAGTTCTCGCCTGGCGAAACCGGCACGGTCTCGGTCTCGGCGAGCTTCGGCGACTACATCGACGGCTCCGAGCTTCACACGGTGGTGGTGGACATCCCCGATGGCTTCACGGTGGTCGAGCCGCTGCCGGCCCTGGCCGGCGTCACCGTCTCGGTGAACGGCGACGGCGACGTGGAGTTCCTGGTGAGCGACGGCGTCTCGGGCTTCACCGACTACACCTTCGAAGTCACCGCCTCCGACGGCGTTGCGGACGGCGAGGTCTACCCCTTCTCGGCGACCGCCACGGCGCTGGAGGAGCCGGTCGACGAGGACTGCGAGGCCGGCAACAACGAGGCGACATCGGAGGCCTCTGCCGATGCCAACACCGGTGCAGCGGGGGCCCCCACAGTGGCGCTCGCCGTGCCCGGCGACGACGGCAGCCTGAAGGAAGACACCACCGGCGACGTGCAGATCACCGCTGACGTGACGACCCCTGGCGACACGCTGAGCCAGGTCGTCGTCACCGCGCCCGAGGGCTGGGTGCTGAGTGCCTCGGCCGGTGGCCAGATCGCCGCGGTCGAGGGTGACGGCACCACCACCCTGACCCTGACGCTGGTCGGCGGGGTGACGAACTTCTCTGCCCTGATCCAGGCGACCCCGCCTGAGGACAGCGACGTCGACGGCAGCTTTACCGTCGAGGCGACGGCGGTGGACGGCTCGGACAGCGCGGTCAACGACGACGACTTCGACGTGCCGGTCGACGCTGTGGCCGACGGCGGCGCGCTGGTCACCACCGGCGGCTACGGCGTCTCCACCAACGGCTCGCTGGTCGACCTGGCGCTGCTGCTGGGCTTGCAGGACGGCAATCCGGACAATCCCGACGGCGATCTCTTCAACGCCGGCGGCTTCGACGACGACGGCTCGGAGGCGGTGACGACAATTCAGGTGACCCTGAGCGGCAGCCCGGCGATCGCCAGCGACGACGACGCGGACCTGGTCTACGACACCGGCTTCGGCGGAGACGTCACGCACGTCAACGGCAGCCTGGTCTGGACCTTCACCGGCACCGAGGCGGAGCTCCAGGACCTGGTGGCCTCGCTGCAGCTCGATCCCGCGGACGACTACACCGGCACCCTCACCGTCGAGGTCGCGGTGACAACCGAGGAAGCGGCCCTCGAGAGCGGCTCGCCGGCCCCGGGCGGCGACGGCAGCAACGGCGACTCCGGCGTCGAGGCGGACGACGGCGACAACGCCGTCACCGAGACCTTCTCCTTCGAGGTACAGGCCGAGGTCTTCCTGGCCGGCGCGGTCGGCATCAACGAGATCGGCCTGGGCGTGGGCACCTCGGTCGAAAAGCACGGCGACATCATCGAAACGGTCAACACCGGCCAGAACTACATCGAGATCCGCAACATCGTCGACCATGCCGTCAGCACGTCGGAGGTCAAGTCGCTGATGATTCAGATCATCGGCGCGGACGGCCACCTGGTGACCATCGACCTCTCCACGGCGACGGGCGGCAGCATCAACATCCCGCCGCTGGGCTTTCTGACCATCTTCGAGGACGGCACCTGGGCGACCTCCACGCCGGGCGGCGAGATCCAGCAGACCGGCACCTACGAGGTCCCCGGCGAATACACCGAGCCGGGATCGGTCTGGGGCTTCGGCGAGGACACCTCGGACATGCTCGGCGTCTATCTGGTGCAGGACAGCGGTTCGGTCGACATGTTCCTGGCCAACGGCGCCGACGGCGAACTCTTCGGCGGCACCGGCGGCAACTGGGTGGGTTCCGGCAGCGCCACCGCCAACGCCGCGGCCCTGCTGGGCGCCTTGATCGACCTGGAGACCTATTCCGGCCTGGTGGGCGACCAGGATGCCCTGCTGGCCGCGCTGGACCGTTCCGACATCGTGCTCGACGACGCCCCCGCCGTGGACGACGAGGGCACCCATGTCTTCGCCCGTGTCTTCGCCGACGAGGAAACCGCCGGCGATAGTCCGGGGGACGCTTTCACCGCCGACACCAACACCTCGGCGGACTGGACCACCAGCAACGAGCCCACGTCCTTCGACACCGCCCTCAACAATGACGATCTGGCGGCGATCGACGATTTCAACCCGCAGGACTCCTCGGACGACCTGAACCCGGCCCAGGGCGCCGGGACCAACGAGGAGGACGCCGGCCAGACGGTGCTCTACGCGGACGTCGACGGCGACAGCCTGCAGGGCGGCCGCGGCCAGGATTTCCTCTTCGGCAACACCGCCGCCAACCTGCTGCAGGGCGGCGACCACAACGACTTCCTCTTCGGCGACCAGGGCGACGACAGCCTGGACGGCGGCGGCGGCGCCGATTTCCTGGTGGACGTGGACGGCGCCGACCTGCTGATCGGCGGCTCCGGCGACGATATCCTGATCAGCGGGCAGGAACACCTGCCGGGCGCGGTGGTGCTGGCCAGCGCCGCGGGCGATCTGCTGATCGGCGACGAGGTCGCCGAGGCCGGCGGCTCCTTCGGCGAAGACGTCATCCTGGGTGGCGGCGGCGGCAACCTGGTCTTCGGCGACACGCTGCTGGTCGAGGCCGAATACGAAGGCAGCCTCTTCGACCTTGCGGTGCTGGTCTTCAACGATGTTGAGGGACCGGCCCTGCGCGCGGCGCTGGGCGGCCTTGGCGAGTCCGACTGGATCGAAAGCGGTTCGGGGAACGACAGCGTCATGGGCCAGGGTGGCGACGACACCATCGCCGGCCAGGAAGGCGACGATCTGCTCGTCGGCGGCGACGGGGCCGACGCCTACCTCTTCAGCCTCGCCGCCAACGAAGGGAGCGACGAGATTCTCGACTTCTCCGTCAACGAAGGCGATCTCCTGTCCTTCACCGACGTCAGCGATGTCGACGGACCGTTGGGGATCGATATTGAAGACGCCGTCGCGAGCTTCACCGACAACGGCGGCGGCGCCGGTATCGATGAGCTGGTCCTGGAGAGCGGCACGGTGGTGTTGATCCACGATGTGGACAGTGCGCTCTCCAGCATCGCCGATGTCACGGCCAACAGCCTGGTCAACGGCGGTTGA